A DNA window from Thermosynechococcaceae cyanobacterium Okahandja contains the following coding sequences:
- a CDS encoding DUF86 domain-containing protein has translation MNQDPSYLLDIAKLCQTMLRLTANMTETEFQQDERTQLAILYEITILGEVVKRLSTEFRSQHSTIEWRKIAGMRDRLVHDYDEVKIDLVWEVLKTNIPELLQYITPLLPSQEH, from the coding sequence ATGAATCAAGACCCGTCTTATCTGCTTGATATTGCTAAACTTTGTCAAACGATGCTCCGCTTGACAGCCAACATGACTGAGACCGAATTTCAGCAGGATGAACGAACACAACTCGCCATCTTGTATGAAATTACAATTCTGGGTGAAGTGGTCAAACGGCTGTCAACAGAGTTTCGCAGCCAGCATTCAACCATTGAATGGAGAAAGATTGCTGGAATGCGCGATCGATTGGTGCATGATTACGATGAAGTTAAGATCGATTTAGTCTGGGAAGTGCTTAAAACTAACATTCCTGAATTGCTGCAATACATTACGCCCCTTCTACCCAGTCAAGAACATTGA